The Seleniivibrio woodruffii genome window below encodes:
- a CDS encoding bifunctional transcriptional activator/DNA repair enzyme AdaA: protein MKTGDYDRIERAIRYIDAHRDEQPSLDEIAAHLSLSPFHFQRLFSDWAGISPKKFLQCLTLQNAKKLLDSSRPVLEAALESGLSSPSRLHDLFVTSEAVTPGEYGTMGKGLSITYGLAETPFGTSLLGITPRGICWLSFLHETSPERELSILKANWVNAEFSPDNNLAQATADRIFHPSKGDTIKVFMKGTNFQLRVWNAILILPEGTLISYSDVAHLIGNPSASRAVGSALGRNTIGYLIPCHRVLRETGAVTGYRWGTERKKAMIAYESRT from the coding sequence ATGAAAACAGGCGATTATGACAGAATTGAAAGGGCTATAAGATACATTGATGCCCACAGGGACGAACAGCCTTCCCTGGACGAAATAGCGGCGCATCTCTCTTTAAGCCCTTTTCATTTTCAGAGACTTTTTTCAGACTGGGCAGGGATCAGCCCGAAGAAATTTCTCCAATGCCTCACACTGCAAAACGCAAAGAAACTGCTTGATTCATCCCGTCCGGTGCTGGAAGCCGCACTGGAATCGGGCTTAAGCAGTCCATCCAGACTGCACGATCTTTTTGTGACATCGGAAGCCGTCACCCCCGGCGAATACGGAACAATGGGCAAAGGGCTTTCCATCACCTACGGGCTTGCGGAAACACCATTCGGAACGTCGCTTCTGGGAATCACACCAAGAGGTATCTGCTGGCTCTCTTTCCTGCATGAAACATCACCGGAGCGGGAGCTGTCGATTCTGAAAGCCAACTGGGTCAATGCGGAATTTTCACCGGATAATAATCTGGCTCAGGCAACAGCTGACAGGATTTTTCATCCTTCCAAAGGCGACACCATAAAAGTTTTCATGAAGGGCACAAATTTTCAGCTCAGGGTCTGGAACGCAATACTTATCCTGCCGGAAGGCACGCTGATAAGCTACTCCGACGTTGCCCATCTGATAGGGAATCCCTCCGCATCCCGTGCGGTCGGCTCCGCTCTGGGGCGCAACACCATAGGCTATCTTATCCCCTGCCACAGGGTGCTCAGGGAGACGGGAGCAGTTACAGGATACCGTTGGGGAACTGAACGCAAAAAGGCAATGATAGCATACGAATCACGCACATAA